A section of the Deinococcus gobiensis I-0 genome encodes:
- a CDS encoding UvrD-helicase domain-containing protein, whose product MTSWPAPARDIPAFFTPQQHQFMTMVRTTGQHIFLRATAGAGKTTTLVEAAWHLPQPGVFFAYNKHAVADLQPRLPARMRARTLHAHGVMLLRQTTGRDIVPHEDKARKVALLAGERRHTYIAALAWSKAREEGLRTLDVDAAAYLTSLVEWPGSPDALIHLIPRMHEIGQHLWERDGLADFTDFLWLPATNGYGAASLQVALVDEAQDLTPLRQAFILQLLGLPRSAAPGRLIFVGDPDQAVYLHAGADKEALGRLKTRVKAVEMPLSVSFRCPRDVVAYAQAYSTFIRPAPTAKPGTIEHLSAEEATFERGDVVLCRTNAPLIRLALQLMVQGRSVSVVGRDLEKRLGEGLRDILPATGSYLNDDVTELVRGYYQPKADPLKERIRQGDRPAKRILTELLDISKCLRFLAWIVSRKEGNATLQQALTLLAALCREQTDAEVILSSVHRAKGKEWPRVTLLYPEMMPMASGDPEEETAVQFVAVTRSQDTLRFAYGKESWATGWRVKPGGQVQPAPPSRTRENEDETALLAGSPPVVSPPQAAPAGEATDFQALPSLPPVIPPATKTPALPGQGRTRLKVEPSAVPSGAAEPAPVRVAQPSSPPPPAKWAQMIPRPEAAPHALVEDDREWALFGGTAVLDRQDLQERLEALQEEPRPFLATWATTSLELLHRNPEEAVSIQLEVLEQFEQAARLARLAVPSTSTTAAQLHVCVFEGNLARIRVGRVVRRHVRFLRLEVDGQELVFERRYGELLEGGTPLTPFIVTTPPR is encoded by the coding sequence ATGACCTCCTGGCCTGCTCCCGCTCGTGACATCCCGGCCTTCTTCACGCCGCAACAGCACCAGTTCATGACCATGGTGCGCACCACCGGGCAGCACATCTTCCTCCGCGCCACCGCCGGGGCAGGGAAGACCACCACCCTCGTCGAAGCCGCCTGGCACCTCCCCCAGCCCGGCGTCTTCTTCGCCTACAACAAGCACGCTGTCGCTGACCTCCAACCCCGCCTGCCTGCCCGGATGCGCGCCCGCACCCTCCACGCCCACGGCGTCATGCTCCTGCGCCAGACCACCGGACGCGACATCGTGCCTCACGAGGACAAGGCCCGCAAGGTCGCCCTCCTTGCCGGCGAGCGCCGTCATACCTACATCGCCGCCCTGGCCTGGAGCAAAGCCCGCGAGGAAGGCCTGCGCACCCTCGACGTCGACGCGGCCGCCTACCTGACCAGCCTCGTCGAGTGGCCAGGGTCTCCGGACGCATTGATTCACCTGATCCCCCGGATGCATGAGATCGGTCAACACCTCTGGGAGCGAGACGGCCTCGCGGATTTCACGGACTTCCTCTGGCTGCCGGCCACCAACGGCTACGGCGCCGCGAGCCTCCAGGTTGCCCTGGTGGATGAGGCTCAGGACCTGACCCCCTTGCGGCAGGCCTTCATCCTCCAGCTGCTCGGCTTGCCCCGGAGTGCGGCCCCCGGCCGCCTGATCTTCGTCGGGGACCCGGACCAAGCCGTCTACCTGCACGCGGGAGCAGATAAAGAGGCGCTGGGACGGCTTAAAACACGTGTGAAGGCCGTCGAGATGCCGCTGTCGGTGTCCTTCCGTTGCCCCCGCGACGTGGTCGCCTACGCGCAGGCCTACAGCACGTTCATCCGCCCTGCGCCCACGGCCAAACCTGGCACGATCGAGCACCTCAGCGCCGAGGAGGCCACCTTCGAGCGCGGCGACGTCGTGCTCTGCCGCACGAATGCCCCCCTGATCCGCCTCGCCCTCCAACTCATGGTGCAGGGCCGCTCCGTGTCCGTCGTGGGCCGGGATCTGGAGAAGCGGCTCGGTGAAGGCCTGCGGGACATCCTGCCAGCCACCGGGTCCTATCTGAACGACGACGTGACCGAACTGGTCCGGGGGTACTACCAGCCCAAAGCGGACCCCTTGAAGGAGCGCATCCGTCAGGGCGATCGCCCGGCCAAGCGGATCCTGACCGAGCTCCTCGACATCAGCAAGTGCCTGCGCTTCCTCGCCTGGATCGTGTCCCGCAAGGAAGGCAACGCGACGCTCCAGCAGGCCCTGACCCTGCTGGCGGCGCTGTGCCGGGAACAGACGGACGCCGAAGTCATCCTGAGCAGCGTGCACCGCGCCAAGGGCAAGGAATGGCCGCGCGTGACCCTCCTGTACCCCGAGATGATGCCGATGGCGTCAGGTGACCCGGAGGAGGAGACGGCCGTACAGTTCGTGGCCGTGACCCGTTCCCAGGACACGCTGCGGTTCGCGTACGGCAAGGAGTCCTGGGCGACCGGGTGGCGCGTGAAGCCAGGAGGTCAGGTCCAGCCTGCACCGCCCTCGCGTACCCGGGAGAACGAGGACGAGACGGCCCTGCTCGCGGGTTCGCCCCCAGTGGTGTCGCCTCCTCAGGCTGCCCCGGCAGGCGAGGCGACAGATTTCCAGGCCTTGCCCTCCCTCCCCCCGGTCATCCCGCCGGCGACGAAAACACCAGCCCTGCCGGGTCAGGGGCGTACACGCTTGAAGGTGGAGCCAAGTGCTGTACCCAGTGGCGCGGCTGAGCCAGCGCCGGTCCGCGTCGCTCAGCCCTCGTCGCCACCCCCGCCCGCCAAGTGGGCACAGATGATTCCCAGACCCGAGGCTGCCCCACATGCCCTCGTCGAGGACGACCGCGAGTGGGCCCTGTTCGGTGGGACGGCTGTCCTCGATCGTCAGGATCTTCAGGAGCGTCTCGAAGCCCTCCAGGAAGAGCCGCGGCCTTTCCTGGCCACCTGGGCAACGACCAGCCTGGAGCTGCTGCATCGCAACCCAGAGGAGGCCGTCTCGATCCAGCTGGAGGTGCTCGAGCAGTTTGAGCAGGCCGCCCGGCTGGCCCGACTCGCGGTTCCCTCTACCTCCACGACGGCCGCCCAGCTGCACGTGTGCGTGTTTGAAGGCAACCTGGCCCGCATTCGGGTGGGCCGGGTCGTGCGGCGGCATGTGCGCTTCTTGCGCCTGGAGGTCGATGGGCAGGAGCTGGTGTTCGAGCGGCGTTACGGGGAACTGCTGGAGGGCGGGACGCCCCTGACCCCCTTCATCGTCACCACGCCCCCGCGCTGA